The Synechococcus sp. WH 8101 sequence GCCGAAGGTCGCCACCACCCCGACCATCCCCTGCATGGGCAACAAACCGGCCTGGCCCATTGGTAACCATTGCTACCTCCAAGGGGTGAAGCGATGAAGAACGATCGGCTCCATTCGATTCACTTTCCCCTTGCCTGAACTGGCGTCTCCACCCACCGACCCCCGCAGCCGTTTCAAAGCATTGCTGCGCAAAGTGGGCAGCGGCGAACACACCAGCCGGGGGCTGAGTCGAGCGGAGGCGGCCGAAGCTCTGGAACTGATGCTCACCGGCGGTGCCAGCGACACCCAGATCGGTGCCTTCCTGATCGCCCATCGCATTCGTCGCCCGGAGCCCCAGGAACTGGCAGGCATGGTGGATGTCTACCGAGATCGGGGGCCAAGCCTGCGGAGTGGCGCTGGCCAGCGCCGCCCCCTGTGTGTCGGCATGCCCTACGACGGACGCACCCGCACGGCCCCCCTCTATCCCCTCACGGCTCTGGTGCTGCTCGCAGCCGGCCAACCGGTGCTGCTTCAGGGAGGTGCGCGCATGCCGGTGAAATACGGCGTCACCGCCGTGGAGCTGTTCGGATCCCTTGGCCTTGCCCTGGAAGGGCTCGACCTATCAACGCTGGAGAGCGGTTTCCAGACCCATGGCCTCGCCCTGATCCATCAACCCGATCACTTTCCCCTCGCCGACAACCTGATCCGCCATCGCGATGACCTGGGAAAACGCCCACCGGTGGCCAGCGCTGAACTGCTCTGGACCGCCCATCGCGGCGACCATCTGCTGGTGAGCGGATTCGTGCATCCCCCCACCGAAAGCCGCGCCTGGGAAACCCTGCGCCTGCTGCAGGAAAAGGATGTGATCACGGTGAAGGGGCTGGAGGGCAGCACCGACCTGCCGATCGGCCGGGCCTGCATCACGGCCCGGATGGCAAACGGCATGAGCGCTGAGCGATTGATCCTCCACCCGCGTGACCACGGCTGTTTCGGGCCGGATCCGGAATGGCAGACCCTGGACATCTGGACCCTGCAGGCCCGAGAAGCGCTTCAGGGCCAGGGCCCCCTGGCGGCTTCCCTCCGCTGGAATGCCGGCACCTACCTCTGGCTCGCCGGCATCAGCGCCAGCCTCGAAGCCGGCCTCGAGCAGGCGACAGCGTGTCTGCAGAACGGTGAAGCCGACGCCAAGCTCCAGGAGCTGATCGCCTGGCGCGCTGCGGTATGAGGGGGGAATCTCCCTGGCGTTCCCGCCTTGCGACGGTTTCACGTACCCACCCTGTTCAGCGCCTTTCTGACGCTGCTCAATGATCGGCTGGGCGAAAGCATCGTCTTTCCCTTGCTGCCTTTTTTGCTGGCGGGGTTTAATGCCGATGGCCGCACCCTCGGCCTGCTCGCCGGCAGTTATGCCCTGGCCCAGTTCACGGTCACACCCCTGATCGGCGCGCTCAGCGACCGCTACGGGCGCAGGCCAGTGATCGCCACCTGCGTGAGCGGCTCTGTGCTGGGACTCGGATTGTTTGCCGTCACGGTGAGCCTGGATTGGCCGGCCGGGTCCGGCCTGCCCCTGGTCCTGCTGTTTGGAGCCAGGCTGATCGACGGTGTCAGTGGGGGCACCGCAGCCACAGCCGGCGCCGTTCTGGCGGATGTGACGCCGCCGGAACGGCGCGCCCAGGCCTTCGGCCTGATCGGCGTCGCCTTCGGTCTGGGCTTCATCATCGGCCCCTTCCTGGGGGGACAGCTGGCGCGACTGACCGTAACCCTGCCGGTGTGGGTCGCCACGGGGTTCGCCCTGCTCAACCTGGTGGTCGTGCTGCTACTGCTGCCAGAAACCCACCCCCAAGACGCCCGCCGGCAGATGCCGCGCAAACGGGACCTCAATCCCTTCGCACAAATCGCCCGCGTCATGGGCAACCCGGCGGTGGGTCGACTCTGCCTGGGTTTCTTTCTCTTTTTCCTGGCCTTCAACGGTTTCACCGCCATCCTGGTGCTCTATTTCAAGCAGCGGTTCAACTGGGGGCCGGAACTCGCCACCACGGCTTTCCTGATCGTGGGCGTGGTCGCCACCCTGGTGCAGGGCGGTTTGATCGGTCCCCTGGTGAAACGCTTCGGAGAGTGGCGCCTCACCCTGATCGGCCTGGGACTGGTGATCGCCGGTTGCCTGCTCATCCCCGCCACCGATCCGGAGCGGGCCCGCCTGGGGGTGTTCAGCGCCGTCGCCATCCTGGCCACCGGCACTGGCCTGGTCACCCCCAGCCTGCGCAGCCTCGTGTCCCGTCGTCTCGATGGCGAAGGGCAGGGTGCCGCCCTCGGCAGCCTGCAGGCACTGCAGAGTCTGGGCAGTTTTCTCGGACCACCGCTGGCCGGCCTCAGCTACGACCTGATTGGCGCCTCAAGCCCCTTTGTGGGCGGGGGCCTGCTACTCGCTCTGGTGATCCTGCTGGTGACGGCGGGAGGCTCGCCCGAAGCCGGACATCCAGAACACCGTCGGGCCGGACTGTGATTGCTACGTTGCGCGGGCATCAGCCCACCAGGCTTTTCCAATGTCTGCGCACCACCTGGCCCCGGAGCTCTACATCAATCGGGAGCTGAGTTGGATCGCGTTCAACGAACGGGTTCTGGAGCTGGCGCTCGACCCACGCACCCCGTTGCTGGAACAG is a genomic window containing:
- a CDS encoding anthranilate phosphoribosyltransferase family protein, whose translation is MASPPTDPRSRFKALLRKVGSGEHTSRGLSRAEAAEALELMLTGGASDTQIGAFLIAHRIRRPEPQELAGMVDVYRDRGPSLRSGAGQRRPLCVGMPYDGRTRTAPLYPLTALVLLAAGQPVLLQGGARMPVKYGVTAVELFGSLGLALEGLDLSTLESGFQTHGLALIHQPDHFPLADNLIRHRDDLGKRPPVASAELLWTAHRGDHLLVSGFVHPPTESRAWETLRLLQEKDVITVKGLEGSTDLPIGRACITARMANGMSAERLILHPRDHGCFGPDPEWQTLDIWTLQAREALQGQGPLAASLRWNAGTYLWLAGISASLEAGLEQATACLQNGEADAKLQELIAWRAAV
- a CDS encoding MFS transporter; its protein translation is MRRFHVPTLFSAFLTLLNDRLGESIVFPLLPFLLAGFNADGRTLGLLAGSYALAQFTVTPLIGALSDRYGRRPVIATCVSGSVLGLGLFAVTVSLDWPAGSGLPLVLLFGARLIDGVSGGTAATAGAVLADVTPPERRAQAFGLIGVAFGLGFIIGPFLGGQLARLTVTLPVWVATGFALLNLVVVLLLLPETHPQDARRQMPRKRDLNPFAQIARVMGNPAVGRLCLGFFLFFLAFNGFTAILVLYFKQRFNWGPELATTAFLIVGVVATLVQGGLIGPLVKRFGEWRLTLIGLGLVIAGCLLIPATDPERARLGVFSAVAILATGTGLVTPSLRSLVSRRLDGEGQGAALGSLQALQSLGSFLGPPLAGLSYDLIGASSPFVGGGLLLALVILLVTAGGSPEAGHPEHRRAGL